The Microlunatus antarcticus DNA segment ATCTCGGGCAGCCCGTCGAGCTCGCGGGCGTGGATCCCGTACGTGTCCAGCGCGTTGCCGCTGAGCTGGTCGAGGCCCTCGACCACCCAGAGGCCGGCGAGCAGCACGGCCATGGCCACGGCGGCGTGCAGGGGGCGGACCGGCTGGGTCGTCATGGGCTCCTCCGTCGGGTTGCTTCATCCAGGGTGCCCGGCCCCCGCAAGCCCGGCGTCGTGCGCGGTGCGGACGTGCCGGTCGTCCACAGGGCCACGACGTCGTGGCGGGTCGTCCACAGACGGGCCGCGGGAGGCGACCCGGACGGTGGCCCCGTCACCACAGTGCAGACGTGACCACCTCGTACTCACCCGCCGTCCCCCCGTCCGAGCCCGACGGACCCGTCCGGCTGAAGGCCCGGCGGCCCTCGGACCTGCTCGCGGCCGTCCCGTTCCTGCTCGGCTTCCACCCGCAGGAGTCGTTGGTCGCGCTGTTCCTCGAGTCGGGCCGCGTCCGGCTCACCGCGCGCTACGACCTCGGTGACCACCTCGACCTCGACGTCGCGGACCTCGTCGACCAGCACCGCCCGACCGGTCTGGTGCTCGTCGTCTACTGCGCCGACGCGGACCGGGGCCGCGCCGCCCTGCGGGACCAGGCCGAGCGGTTGACCGACGTCGACCTCGTCGACCTCCTCCTGGTGGACGGCGAGCGGTGGTGGTCGCTCGACCGCTCGACCGGCTGCTGCCCGTCCGAGGGCAACCCGTACGCGCCGGGGGACCACCCGCTGAGCGCCGAGGCGGTCTGGGCCGGACTGGTCGCCCGCCCCGACCGTGCCGCCGTCGTCGCGACCGTGGGCGGGCCGGACGAGGAGGAGTGGGCGGCGCTCGGGCGGCTGGCCCGTCCGATCCGCAGCCGGCTCGCCCGCGAGAGCCGGACCGCGCGGCAGGACGCGCTCGGGCGGGCGGTGGTGGCGGCGCTGCCGCACCTCGAGGCAGGGCCGGCGGCGGGCGCGGACGAGGAGGGACGGGCGGCTCGGGTCGCCCGGCTGGACGACGCGGCGTGCCTGGAGCTCGCGCTGCTCGTGCGCGACACCCTCGTCCGCGACGTCGCCTGCGCGCTGGTGACGCGGGAGGACGCGCCCCGCCACCTGGCCCTGTGGCAGCAGGTCGTCGCCCGCACGCCGCCCGACCTCGCGTCGGCGCCGCTCTGCCTGGTCGGGGTGGCGGCCTGGGCCGGCGGCAACGGGACGCTGCTGAACGCCTGCTGCGAGCGGCTGGCCGAGCTCGACCCCCGCTACCCGATGGGGCGGCTGCTGTCCGACGTCAGCCGTCGGGCGCTGCCGCCGGCCTGGTGGGACGCGATGGCCGACGGCCTGCGGCGCGACCTGGGGCTGGGGGGCTGAGTGCGGGTCGAGAGCCACTAGATTGCCCGCCATGACGCGCTTCGTGGTGTGCGGGGAGACCCTCATCGACCTGGTCGAGTCGTCGACCGACGTGCCGACCTCGTTCCGCTCGACCTGGGAGGCCCTCTCCGCGGGCGGGCCGATGAACTCGGCCGTCGCGCTGGGGACGTTGGGTGCGGAGGTGCAGTTCCTGGGGCGGCTGTCGGGCGACTCCTTCGGCCGTCAGCTGCGCGAGCACGTCGTCAAGGCCGACGTCGGTCTCGACCTCGCCACGGAGTCGACGCAGGCGACGTCCATCGCCGTCGTCAGCCTCGACGACGACGGCGTCGCGAGCTACGTCTTCCACTTCCACGACACCGCGAACTTCGGCTGGCGGCCCGAGGAGCTGCCCGCGCTCGACGCGGGCGACTGGCTGCACATCGCCTCCCTGTCGTGCGTCGTCAGCCCCGGCAACCAGGTCCTCCTCGACTGGATGCCCTCGGTGCGCAGCGGGGTGTCGTACGACATCAACGTGCGGCCGACGGTCATCACCGACCCGGGGGAGTACTGGGCGCGCGTCGAGCCCTGGCTGCGGGCGGTCGGCGAGCGCGACGGCATCCTCAAGGCCAGCGACGTGGACATCGCGTTCCTCGCCCAGGCGGCCGGCGGGTCCGACCCGGTCGAGATCGTCACCGGGTGGGTGGAGCGGTACGGCCTCGGGCTGGCCGTGGTGACGCTCGGCCCCGACGGCTCGGTCGCGGTCGAGCCGGGCGGGGCCGTCACCCGGGTGCCCGGCTTCCCCACCGAGGTGGTCGACACCGTGGGCGCGGGCGACACCTTCATGGCCGGGTTCCTCGAGGCGCGGGTGGAGCAGGAGCTCTCCCTGGAGGAGAGCCTGCGCCGCGGTGCCGCCGCCGCGTCCATCGTGTGCTCGCGGCAGGGCGCCCAGCCGCCGACGGCGGCCGAGGTCGACGCGCTGATCGCCCGCGCCACGCACGCCTGAGGTCTCCGGGACGTCTGGCTCCCGGGGCATCAGACCGCGGGGACGTCAGACCGCCGGGACGTCCTCGGCGCGCGCGGCGGCGACCAGGGCGGCGAGGGCCTCACGGTCCCGCTCGGGGTCGGGGTGCCGCCCGTCGGGCTCGGTGACGTAGAAGGTGTCGATCGCCTGACCGGCGAGCGTCGCCACGTGCGCCGACCGGATGGACAGGCCGACGCCGCTCAGCGCCGCGCCGAGCGCCCAGAGCAGGCCGGAGCGGTCGCCCGTGCGCACTTCGAGCACGCTCGCGGACTCGCTCGCCCCGCGGACCGCCTCGACGTGCACCTGCGCGGGCTCCGGCCGGGCGCGGGACTCGCGCCGGCGTACGGGTTCGAGGGCGCCGCGGTCGCCGGCGGCGAGGCGTTCGAGCTGCTGGGTGAGGAACGCGGCGTCGGGGACGTCGGCCAGGCGCTCGAGGTCGACCCGCCAGGTGTTGACCGCGACGCCGTCGACCGTGTGGAGCACCGCGGCGCGGACGGGGACCCCGGCCGACGCGAGGAGACCGGCGGTGTCGCTGAACAGCCCGAGCCGGTCCGGCGCCGCGATGAGGAGCTCGGCCCCGCCGGGACGCGGCTCTACCCGGACGCGAGGGCGGCCGTCGAGGGCGACCGAGCGGGCCAGGCCGACGTCGACGAGGCGGGAGAGGTCGACCGCGTGGTCGTCGGGCCCGCCGTCGACGAGCATCCCCTCGACCTGGTCGGCGAGCGAGCTGATCAGCGAGGCGCGCCAGGGCGACCACGCGGCCGGGCCCGCGGCCCTGGCGTCGGCCTCGGTCAGGAACCGCAGCAGCGTCAGCACCTCGCTGCGCCCGTCGACCGCGGCCACGAGCGCGTCCTGCGTCTTGGGGTCGGCGTGGTCGCGGCGGGTGGCGAGCTCGGCGAGCGTGAGGTGCTCGCGCACGAGGAGGGCGACGAGGTCGGCGTCCTCGCTCGAGAGCCCGATCCGGTCGACCGCCGCGCGGGCGATCGGGGCCCCCACGGCCGGGTGCTGCGCACCGGCCCCCGGCAGCTTGCCGATGTCGTGCAGCAGGGCGGCGAGCAGGAGCAGGTCCGGCCGCTCGACGCGGGTGAGGAAGCGGTGCGCCTCGACGACGGTCTGCACGGAGTGCCGGTCGACGGTGTGGCGGTGCAGCGGGTTGTGCTGGGGGCGCGCGCGGACCGGGGTCCACTCCGGCAGCCAGCAGGCGATGCAGCCGGCGAGGTCGAGCGCCTCCCACACGGGCAGCAGGTTCGGCCCGGAGGCGAGCATGGTCACGAAGGCGTCCCGGCCCGCCTCGGGCCAGGGGTCCGGCAGCGGGCTGACCCGGGCGCCCAGGTTCTCGGCGGTGACCGGGGAGATCGTGAGGCCCTCGCTCGCGGCGAGCGCCCCGACCCAGAGCCCGGCGAGCGGGTCGTCGGCCGTCTCGACGCGGGCCAGCCCCACCTCGGCGGCGCCCTGGCTGCCGGAGACGATCAGCCCGTGCGCGGCGGTGCGGTACTCCGGGCGGCGCTCCCGGCGCCCGAAGCTCAGGACCCGCCGCTGGGGGACCGACTGGCGGGCGGCGCGGACCGTCAGGTCGACAGCGTGGGCGATACGTCGGGCGCCGAGGCTGACTTCGCGCCGCAGGTCGTCGGGGTCGGTGAAGCCCATCAGCGTCGCGACCTCGTCCACCTCGGCGGCGAGCAGCCGGTCGACCGCGCGGCCGGCCGTGAGGTGCAGGGCGTCCCGCACGTCGAGGAGGCGCTCGTACGGGACCTCGACCGTCGCGTGCGGGCGGTCGGTGAGCCACGTCGCGGCCAGCGCGCGGAGCATCGTCATGTCGCGGAGACCGCCGCGGGCCTCCTTGAGGTCGGGCTCGAGCAGGTACGCGGCGTCCCCGGACTTGGCCAGCCGCTCGTCGAGGGAGTCGAGCAGCTCGGGCAGCCGGCGACGGGCGTTCGTGCGCCAGGCCGTCAGGAGCGCGGTGCGGGTGCTGCTGACCAGAGCGGCGTCACCGGCGACGACGCGGAGGTCGAGCAGCCCGACGCCGGCGCTGACCTCCTTGACCGCCACGGCCGTGCACTCGGTCGGCGTCCGGACGGAGTGGTCCATCTTGACCCGCGCGTCCCACAGCGGGTACCAGAGCCGTTCGCTCAGCCCGTCGACCCCACCCGGTCGGCGGCCGTCGTGCAGCAGCACGAGGTCGAGGTCGGAGCGGGGGCCGAGCTCGCGCCGGGCCAGGCTCCCGACGCAGGCCAGGGCGACCCCGGCGGGCGGTGCGTCGACCGAGTCCCACAGGTCGACGAGGGCCTCCTCCACGCACGCGGTCATCGAACGCCGACGATCCGGCCCTGCCTGGGGAGCCCAGGAGGACCGGATCGCGACGTCGAGCCGTGCGGTGGTGAGGCCGAGGGACAGGCGACCGGTGAGGTCGCCCGTCGTCGGCTCGGACGTCAGAGGGCTTCCGCCCCGCGCTCCCCGGTGCGGACCCGGACGACGTCGTCGACCGGGACCGACCAGACCTTGCCGTCGCCGATGCGACCGGTCCGGGCGCTCTTGACGAGGACGTCGATGATGTCCGACGCGTCGTCGTCGCCGACGAGGACCTCGAGGCGCACCTTCGGCACCAGGTCGACCGTGTACTCGGCCCCCCGGTAGACCTCGGTGTGGCCACGCTGGCGGCCGAAGCCGCTGGCCTCGCTGACGGTCATGCCCTCGACGCCGAACGACTCCAGGGCGCTCTTCACCTCGTCGAGCATGTGGGGCTTGATGATCGCGGTCACGAGCTTCACGCGTGGACCTCCTTCTCGGAATCGGTGCGGTGAGCAGCGGCGGCACCCAGTGCGCCGGTCGAGCGGAGCGTGCCGGCGAGGTTGCCGAGGTCGTACGCGGTCTCGGCGTGCTCGACGCTGTCGACGCCCTCGAGCTCGATGTCCTCGGCGACCCGGAAGCCGACGGTCTTCTCGAGCACGAGGCCGATGACCAGGGTGAGCACGAAGCTGAAGACCAGGACCGCGAGCGCGCCGACGACCTGGCGCCAGAGCTGGTCGACGCCGCCACCGTAGAACAGGCCGTTCACGCCGGCCGGGGCCGCCTCGGTGGCGAAGAAGCCGACGGCGATGGTGCCCCAGAGGCCACCGACGAGGTGCACGCCGACGACGTCGAGCGAGTCGTCGACGTTCAGCTTGTACTTCAGCCCGACGGCCAGGGCGCAGAGGGCACCGGCGATCGCGCCGACGAGGATCGCGCCGACGGGGCTCACCGAGGAGCAGGACGGGGTGATGGCGACCAGGCCCGCGACGACGCCGGACGCGGCGCCGAGCGAGGTGGCGTGGCCGTCACGGATGCGCTCGGTGATGAGCCAGGCCAGGGCGGCGGCGCCGGTGGCGACCATCGTGTTGACCCAGACGACCGAGGCGGAGTTACCGGCGGTCAGGGCGGAACCGGCGTTGAAGCCGAACCAGCCGAACCAGAGCAGACCGGCGCCGAGCATGACCAGGGTCAGGTTGTGCGGCCGCATCGGGTCGCGCTTCCAGCCGTGACGACGGCCGAGCACGATCGCCAGCGCGAGGCCCGCGACACCGGCGTTGATGTGGACCGCGGTGCCACCGGCGAAGTCGATGGCCTTGAGGTTGTTGGCGATCCAGCCACCCACGTGGGAGACCGTCCCGTCGTCCTCGGTGACCGTGAAGTCGAAGACCCAGTGCGCGACCGGGAAGTAGACGATCGTCGCCCAGACGACCGTGAAGATCATCCAGGTGCCCCACTTGGCGCGGTCGGCGATGGCGCCGGAGATCAGGGCGACGGTGATGATCGCGAACACGGCCTGGAAGCCGACGAAGGCCATCGTCGGCAGGCTCGCGCCGGTGTCCTCCATCAGGCCCCTGAGCCCGAAGTACTGGCCGGGGTTGCCGAGCAGCCCGAGGCCGACGTCGTCGCCGAAGGCCATGGAGTAGCCCCACAGCACCCACACGACCGAGATCGAGGCCAGGGCCCCGAAGCTCATCATCATCATGTTGAGCACCGTCTTGGCGCGGACCATGCCGCCGTAGAACAGGGCGAGCCCGGGCGTCATCAAGAGCACGAGGGCGGCGGAGGTGAGGATCCAGGCGGTGTCGCCCGAGTTCACGTCGAGTGGAGTCATGCTGCTTCTTCCTGGAGCTGGACTGGAGCTGGACGACACGAAGCTGTCCGGGGGACCTGCCCGCGCCACGGTCGAGGCGGCGCGCGAGGATAGCGATCCGAACTCTGCTGGACTCGTGTTGCACAGGACGTGCGGCCGGTTACGGCGGCATGACAGTTCTCACGCGTGCGTGACGCTGAGGTTTCGCGTGTGAGGATTTCTTTCCGAACAGGGAGATGCAGATGACGTGGCTGGTCACCGGCGGTGCGGGGTACATCGGGTCCCACGTGGTCCGCGCGTTCCGCGAGGCCGGTGAGGGCGTCGTCGTCCTCGACTCCCTCAGCAGCGGGCACGCGTCCTTCGTCCCGGCCGACGTCCCCTTCGTCCGCGGCACGCTGCTCGACGGCGACCTCGTCCGGCACACCCTGGCCGAGCACGACGTGAGCGGCGTCGTGCACCTGGCGGGCTTCAAGTACGCCGGGGTGTCGGTGAGCAAGCCGCTGCTGACCTACCAGCAGAACGTCACCGCCACCGCGACCCTGCTCGAGCAGATGGACGCGGCGGGCGTGCGCCGGATCGTCTTCTCCAGCTCCGCCGCGACGTACGGGACGCCCGACGTCGACCTCGTCACCGAGGCCACGCCGACGCACCCGGAGTCGCCGTACGGGGAGAGCAAGCTGATCGGGGAGTGGCTCATCGCCGACCAGGCGCGGGCGGCGGAGCTGGCGGGCACCGACCTGCGCCACACGTCGCTGCGCTACTTCAACGTGGTCGGCTCGGCGACCCCGGACCTCTACGACACCAGCCCGCACAACCTCTTCCCGCTGGTGCTCGGCATGCTGGCGCGCGGCGAGACGCCCCGGATCAACGGCGACGACTACGCGACCCCCGACGGCACCTGCGTCCGCGACTACGTCCACGTCGCCGACCTGGCCCACAGCCACGTCGTGGCGGCGCACGCCCTCGAGGCGGGCACCGCGCTCGAGGCCGTCTACAACCTCGGCAGCGGCGACGGCGTCTCGGTGCGCCAGATCATGGACGTCGCCGCCGAGGTCACGGGCGTCGACTTCACCCCCTCCGTCGCCCCCCGCCGGCCCGGCGACCCGGCCCGCATCGTGGCCTCGGGCGAGCTCGCCGCGCGCGACCTGGAGTGGGAGATGCGGCACTCGCTGCGCGACATGGTCGCGAGCGCCTGGGAGGCGCAGGAACGCCACTCGCGCTGAGCGCCACCGCTCCCGCCGGACCTCGGTCGCGCCCACTAGGCTCGCGGGGCGCGGCCACGAGGCCGCCGGTGCGAGGGAGAACGAGCGTGAGCGGCAACGTGGTCGAGGTCGGCGACATCCGGGAGTGGCAGGGCCTCAACGTGGTCGACGGGTCCGGGTCCAAGATCGGCTCGCTCGAGGGCGTCTACTTCGACACCTCGACCGACCAGCCCGCCTTCGCCAGCGTCAAGCGCGGCGTCCCGGCCAAGCTCGTCTTCGTCCCCCTGGTCGGGGCCACGGTGAGCCCCAAGCAGGTGCGCGTGACCGCCGACAAGAAGACGGCCAAGGACGCCCCGTCCATCGAGACCGACGGCGAGCTCAGCTCCGAGCAGGAGCCCGACCTGTACGCGCACTACGGCCTGGTCTACGAGCGCGGCGCGAGCGGCGAGCGTCGCCTCGGCCGCCGCTGACCTCCTCCGACCGGCCGACGGGCCGGGTGCTGCCGGTCCTCGACCTGCTGGCCAAGCTGGCGCTCGTCGTCCTGCTGGTCGTGGCGCTGGCGTACCCGGACCTGTCCAACCTCAAGGCCAAGGGCGCGGGCCTGCGCCTGGTCGTCTACCCGCTCGGGGCGCTCGCCGTCCCGATCTGGTGGTGGTTGCGGGGGCGGCGGCGCGCGGGCCGGACGTTCCCGTGGGCGGCGGACCTGCTGGTCACGCTGCCGTGGCTGTCGGACCTGCTCGGCAACCGGCTGAACCTCTTCGACACGGTGACGTGGTGGGACGACGTCAGCCACTTCGCCCACTGGCTGCTCCTGACCGCCGGAGTCCTCCTCGCGTGGCACCCGGACCGGCGGACCGGCGGCGGCGTGGTCGTCATGGTCGGGCTCGGCTTCGGCGCGACCGCCGCGGTCGTCTGGGAGCTGGGGGAGTACGCCGCGTTCCTGCGGACGCTGCCGACGTACGCCTTCGTCTACCCCGACACGCTCGGTGACCTGACCCTGGGCACGAGCGGTTCCCTGCTGGCCGGGCTGCTGGTCGCGACCTGGCGACGGCTGCGTACCTGGCCTGACGCTCCCTGAGCCGGTCGAAGGGCTCAGGGGCGTTCTCGACTAGAGTGGACGACGTGTCCGGGACGTTCCTGCTTACCTAGCCGCGCAGCACGCTGCGCGGCTGCCCCTGGTGCCTGCCGGCACGGGGGCTTTTTCATGCCCGGAGAAGTGAACGAGGAGACACCCATGACCGCCGTCGAGGCCGCCGCCGACCCGAGCTCCGACGAGGCTCCCGACCGCTACGACGCCGCCGCCGCGCAGCTGCGCTGGCAGGAGTACTGGGAGACCAACGGCACCTTCGTCCCGCGCGACGACGACTCGAGCGAGCGCGCGTACGTGCTCGACATGTTCCCGTACCCCTCCGGCGACCTGCACATGGGCCACGCCGAGGCGTTCGTCATGGGCGACATCGTCTCGCGCTACCTGCGGCTCAAGGGCCTCGACGTCCTGCACCCGATCGGCTGGGACTCCTTCGGCCTGCCCGCGGAGAACGCGGCGATCCAGCGC contains these protein-coding regions:
- a CDS encoding P-II family nitrogen regulator, yielding MKLVTAIIKPHMLDEVKSALESFGVEGMTVSEASGFGRQRGHTEVYRGAEYTVDLVPKVRLEVLVGDDDASDIIDVLVKSARTGRIGDGKVWSVPVDDVVRVRTGERGAEAL
- a CDS encoding carbohydrate kinase family protein, translated to MTRFVVCGETLIDLVESSTDVPTSFRSTWEALSAGGPMNSAVALGTLGAEVQFLGRLSGDSFGRQLREHVVKADVGLDLATESTQATSIAVVSLDDDGVASYVFHFHDTANFGWRPEELPALDAGDWLHIASLSCVVSPGNQVLLDWMPSVRSGVSYDINVRPTVITDPGEYWARVEPWLRAVGERDGILKASDVDIAFLAQAAGGSDPVEIVTGWVERYGLGLAVVTLGPDGSVAVEPGGAVTRVPGFPTEVVDTVGAGDTFMAGFLEARVEQELSLEESLRRGAAAASIVCSRQGAQPPTAAEVDALIARATHA
- a CDS encoding DUF4192 domain-containing protein: MTTSYSPAVPPSEPDGPVRLKARRPSDLLAAVPFLLGFHPQESLVALFLESGRVRLTARYDLGDHLDLDVADLVDQHRPTGLVLVVYCADADRGRAALRDQAERLTDVDLVDLLLVDGERWWSLDRSTGCCPSEGNPYAPGDHPLSAEAVWAGLVARPDRAAVVATVGGPDEEEWAALGRLARPIRSRLARESRTARQDALGRAVVAALPHLEAGPAAGADEEGRAARVARLDDAACLELALLVRDTLVRDVACALVTREDAPRHLALWQQVVARTPPDLASAPLCLVGVAAWAGGNGTLLNACCERLAELDPRYPMGRLLSDVSRRALPPAWWDAMADGLRRDLGLGG
- a CDS encoding PRC-barrel domain-containing protein, translating into MSGNVVEVGDIREWQGLNVVDGSGSKIGSLEGVYFDTSTDQPAFASVKRGVPAKLVFVPLVGATVSPKQVRVTADKKTAKDAPSIETDGELSSEQEPDLYAHYGLVYERGASGERRLGRR
- a CDS encoding [protein-PII] uridylyltransferase, whose protein sequence is MVGPGRRRRPGPHRGARGGSPLTSEPTTGDLTGRLSLGLTTARLDVAIRSSWAPQAGPDRRRSMTACVEEALVDLWDSVDAPPAGVALACVGSLARRELGPRSDLDLVLLHDGRRPGGVDGLSERLWYPLWDARVKMDHSVRTPTECTAVAVKEVSAGVGLLDLRVVAGDAALVSSTRTALLTAWRTNARRRLPELLDSLDERLAKSGDAAYLLEPDLKEARGGLRDMTMLRALAATWLTDRPHATVEVPYERLLDVRDALHLTAGRAVDRLLAAEVDEVATLMGFTDPDDLRREVSLGARRIAHAVDLTVRAARQSVPQRRVLSFGRRERRPEYRTAAHGLIVSGSQGAAEVGLARVETADDPLAGLWVGALAASEGLTISPVTAENLGARVSPLPDPWPEAGRDAFVTMLASGPNLLPVWEALDLAGCIACWLPEWTPVRARPQHNPLHRHTVDRHSVQTVVEAHRFLTRVERPDLLLLAALLHDIGKLPGAGAQHPAVGAPIARAAVDRIGLSSEDADLVALLVREHLTLAELATRRDHADPKTQDALVAAVDGRSEVLTLLRFLTEADARAAGPAAWSPWRASLISSLADQVEGMLVDGGPDDHAVDLSRLVDVGLARSVALDGRPRVRVEPRPGGAELLIAAPDRLGLFSDTAGLLASAGVPVRAAVLHTVDGVAVNTWRVDLERLADVPDAAFLTQQLERLAAGDRGALEPVRRRESRARPEPAQVHVEAVRGASESASVLEVRTGDRSGLLWALGAALSGVGLSIRSAHVATLAGQAIDTFYVTEPDGRHPDPERDREALAALVAAARAEDVPAV
- the galE gene encoding UDP-glucose 4-epimerase GalE, encoding MTWLVTGGAGYIGSHVVRAFREAGEGVVVLDSLSSGHASFVPADVPFVRGTLLDGDLVRHTLAEHDVSGVVHLAGFKYAGVSVSKPLLTYQQNVTATATLLEQMDAAGVRRIVFSSSAATYGTPDVDLVTEATPTHPESPYGESKLIGEWLIADQARAAELAGTDLRHTSLRYFNVVGSATPDLYDTSPHNLFPLVLGMLARGETPRINGDDYATPDGTCVRDYVHVADLAHSHVVAAHALEAGTALEAVYNLGSGDGVSVRQIMDVAAEVTGVDFTPSVAPRRPGDPARIVASGELAARDLEWEMRHSLRDMVASAWEAQERHSR
- a CDS encoding ammonium transporter, with translation MTPLDVNSGDTAWILTSAALVLLMTPGLALFYGGMVRAKTVLNMMMMSFGALASISVVWVLWGYSMAFGDDVGLGLLGNPGQYFGLRGLMEDTGASLPTMAFVGFQAVFAIITVALISGAIADRAKWGTWMIFTVVWATIVYFPVAHWVFDFTVTEDDGTVSHVGGWIANNLKAIDFAGGTAVHINAGVAGLALAIVLGRRHGWKRDPMRPHNLTLVMLGAGLLWFGWFGFNAGSALTAGNSASVVWVNTMVATGAAALAWLITERIRDGHATSLGAASGVVAGLVAITPSCSSVSPVGAILVGAIAGALCALAVGLKYKLNVDDSLDVVGVHLVGGLWGTIAVGFFATEAAPAGVNGLFYGGGVDQLWRQVVGALAVLVFSFVLTLVIGLVLEKTVGFRVAEDIELEGVDSVEHAETAYDLGNLAGTLRSTGALGAAAAHRTDSEKEVHA